The nucleotide window AAACCAAAGATGATGGAAAAAAAGTTTGGAAATCTATTTCTGATAAAAATTATTCAGCTTTTCATAATAGCTCTGTATTGTCTTTAGTAAGTGGTAAAGGTGCATTTGTAAGTGCCATTGTAGCCAATATAAAATTTATAGAGAGTGATTATTTTGAGAAGTTTTTAAAGGATGCCGTTGATGAAACATATAAAGTTTCAAAAAAGGAAATCCAATTGAACTTTCTAAAAACCGTTTTTGAAAATATAGATAATAAAAAACTTGCAGACCTCGTAAAATATTTGAACGACTATGACTTTGCTGCTAAAGCTGATTTTCAAAAAGATTTGTTCAGAAACCAATTGAACAAATAGAACAAAAAATTGAAACAGCAAAAAACAAACGAAAATCAAGCAAAGCAAATGCCGCAAAGGCAGGTCAAGAACTGTTTACATCAACAGCAAATGACCTTACACAACTTAAAAGTATTACTGGCATAAGTGATATTAAATACACCTCAATAGCAGACAAACTTGCAAATGAAATTCTACAATGCAGTATTGATTATTTCAATGAAAATCAAGAAAAAGACAGTAATGATGATTACGCTGAATTAGCTTTGAAATTAGCGAAACAGGCCCAAACTATTGCTGCTGGTAATCTTGCAAAGGATAGGATTAAGGACAGTATCAATACGCTGGTTGAAATGAAGGACAGAGAAATTTCACAGGCGATTCAAGCATTACAGTCCGTGAAAGATGCTTATGAAACGAATAAAGCGGAGATAAATGCAAAGGTTATTTCAATGCCTTTGGGATACAATCAAACTGTAAATTGGAGCAAAGTGGAGAAGATGATTGAAAATTCTCTCAACTGGGATAAAGTTGTAGAATTAATTCAGAATGTTATTCCAATCCAAAATATTGATAAAATCAAAAATGTAAATAATCAGACAACCCTGAACCAATATAAAAGTTTGGTAGTATTCGTAATGAGCAAATTAAACTACTCTCAAAAAAACAAAGTCAGATATATCAGTTATTGGGAAGCACAAGGTAGTGTTGCAATGCCGACTACAGGCGATATTCAAAAATACCAGATTGGATTAAATGGGTGGCGGGGTATTATTCTGTTCTTTATTTTAATCAAAGTGTAACTAAAATAACAAGACAATGAAACAAATATTTATATCATTCCTTTTTTTGGCAAGCCAGAGCGTAATGGCTCAAACGGAAACTTTAACCAAGGAAGATTTATACAAGGAAATACAACCTTTAAAATCCAGCATTCAAACACTTCAAATTCAAAACAGTAATCTAAAAGATGAAGTAGCATTTTTGAAAAATCAAATTTTTGTTACATCTGGAACCATTGACAGCTTGAAAGCACAAGCACAGGCTAATAACAATGCGATTTTGTTAACAGCAAATGAATTAGGAATAAAAATTTCGGCAACTGAATCAAACACTAATCAAAAAATTACGGAAGTCGATGAATCTTTGAGCCAAAATTCACTTTATGGTATTATTGGAGTGCTTTCAGCTATTTTACTTTCAAGTCTTTGTACTGGCTTTTGAGTAAACGCCAAAAATTGATAAATCTGAAGTTGTTGAACAGCTAAGTCAAACCAAGGCCTCAATCGAAGAAAGCTTGATTAAGGAGTTTGGAAAGCAAACAGATCTAATTGAAAATCAGTTGCAGCTATTGGCAAAACAAAAAACTGATAGTTCAATGAATTCAAATTTAGAACCTGACCACTCATTGGCATTAAAGGTAGCGAGCGAAATCAACTTAATTGAAAGAAACATTATCCTAATGGACAAAGGGACAAAAGGTTTAAAACAGTTAGAACGCTCGGTTGGGAAATTAAAAGATAATCTTTCTGCAAATGGATATGAAATGCCAGAACTCTTAGGCAAACAATATCATCAGGGAATGAAAGTCATTGTAACAAGTTCAATTCCTGACGAAAACCTTGAAAAAGACAATGAAATAATCACTAAGGTGCTTATTCCACAAGTAAATTATAATGAAAAAATGATTCAAACTGCCCAGATTGAAGTATCTGTTGGCATTTAACCTTAACAAAAACAAAGTAATGAGAAATAAGATTGATTACGGCATTGACCTCGGAACAACAAATTCAGCAATTGCAAGAATGGAAAACGGTGTTCCAACTATTAAGAAATCAGAAACCTTAAAGGATACGATTCCTTCTTGCGTTCACTTTAATAAACGGCAAGATATATTGGTTGGTGACACAGCTTTTAATGTAATGAAAAATGACAACACCAGAGCATTAAAAACATTTGAATCGGGAAAAACAAACACCTTCATTGAGTTCAAACGGACGATGGGAACAACGCATAACTACGAATGTTCCAATATGAGTAAAAATCTCACTCCTGAAGAATTATCAGCAGAAGTATTAAAAAAGCTAAAATCATTTATTCAAGATGAGAATCTTTATTCAATCGTAATAACTGTTCCTGCAAAATTTCTAAACCCACAAAATGAAGCGACAATGAAAGCTGCGAAATTAGCAGGTTTTAAACACGTTCAGTTATTGCAAGAACCGGTTGCTGCGGCAACCGCATATGGTTTAACAGCTAAAAATAAAGATAGTTATTGGTGTGTGTTTGATTTTGGCGGGGGAACATTTGATGCAGCTTTGGTTAAATCAGAAGAAGGTATACTTTCAGTAAAAGATACGGACGGTGATAATTGGTTAGGCGGTAAGAATTTAGATGAAGCAATTGTTGATGAAATAATAATACCAAACTTACAAAAGAGTTATTCAATTGATTCCATCATAGCAGATACATATAAAAGGCAAATCTTAAGAGAAGCTATTAAACCATTCGCTGAAGAAATTAAGATTGAAATGTCATTCAAAGACAAGATAAATTATATTTCACCTCTCGGTTCATTACCATTTGAAGATGAAAATGGAGAAGAACCTGAAATTGAAGTTGATTTGTCTGAGTCTGAACTTGAAAGAGTTTTAGGGCCAATATTTCAAAAAGCTATTGATATTACAAAAGGGTTATTGAAACGTAATAATTTGAAAGGTTCAGATTTAGGTGCTTTAATATTGGTTGGTGGTCCAACGTTTTCACCTATTTTGAGAAGAATGCTAAAGGAACAAATTACAGAAAGCGTAGATACTTCTGTTGATCCCATGACAGTTGTTGCCAAAGGTGCGGCTTTGTTCGCATCTACCATTTCAGTTTCTGATGAAGTAAAAGAAGAGACAAGAGATAAAACTAAACTACAATTAGACTTGAAATATGAAGCAACATCTGCTGATATTGATGAAATGCTAAATCTTAAGGTATTAAAAGATAAAACTACAGGTAAAATACCTGAAAAATTATTTATAGTACTTGACAGAACCAGCAAAGGTGTAGCTTGGTCGAGCACACAAAAAGAACCCTCTCTAGATAAGGTAAATCTAATTCAGGAAATTCAACTGGAAAAGATGAAGCAAATACTTTTGCAATTATATTAACTGATGAAAATGGCAATAATATTGAATGTCAACCTAATCAATTTACAATCATACAAGGCATCGGTGGATTAGATGGAATGCAAGTTTTACCCTATCATATAGGAATAGCAAAACACTTCCACACAGAAGAAAAAGATTTATTTTTACCTGTAAAGGGATTGGAAAAAAACAAAAAAGTTCCTGCAACTGGTGTAGTCAATGGTTTGAAAACAAGACAAACAATTGTCCCTGGCAAAAGTGACGAAAAAAATACAATAAGGATTCCAATTTATCAAGGTGATTACAATGCAGAAGGTACAAATCCAGTCCTTAATAATTTCATTTATGAAGTCAGTATTAGCGGTGAAAATTTGCCAAAACTTCTTCCTGAAGGTAGCGATGTTAATATTACGATTAAAGTAGACAGGTCACAAATAATGCAGTTTACAGCAGAATTTCCGACCATAGAACATACAGAAGAACTAAAGATTGAAATTAAACAAACGGAACCGCCATCTGAAGAGTTACTAAATAAAGAAATTTTAAAAGCTAAAAGGACGGCACAGACAGTAAATGCTGATGATGTTTCTGAAAAGTTAGAAGCATTGGAAGAACAATTAGAAAATGAAAAAGGGAGTGCTGATGGCAAAATGAAAATACTTGATGGTTTGCGAAAGGAACTACTTAAATTGGATGGGGCAGAAAAATCAGCTCAATATCCTCAAGTAGAAGAAGAATTAAAAGAAGCATTTTTTGAACTAGAAGATTTAATTGAAAAAATCAAGAACAATGGTGCTGACGAAAATTTAAATATGAAACAGCTCGAAACGCACTTAACAGAATTTAGAAAAAGAGTTGAACACACAATTAAGGATAAAAACATTAAGGAAGCTAAAGACCTTATTAGAGAAATAGGACAATTGGACTTTGAATTGAGAAATGCTGTAACTGGTAATGCAATGGATGTTCAATATTTACGCCATATAAATGAAGAATTTAGCACCTACCATTGGAAAGATGCCAATAAGGCTAGACAACTACTTAATCAAGGGTTGCAAATGGCAACAAATGGAAATACATCTGGCATCCGAAACGTACTTATACAGATAATCGGCTTAATGCCTGACAATGAAAAACCAAAAGAAACTTTAGGCTAATGAGTATCACTAAAGGCATATTACCAAAAGGATTTTCACTCGATGAAAAGTACAATGTATTACTATTCATTAAACAGGGCAGTAATGCTGAGACATATCGAGCAAAAGGTTCTGACGGTAAATTGTATTTTCTCAAACTTTTAATTATGCCAAACTTAACCGTTCGGCATTTGACAGCGAAAACAATTTGCTTGAAATTGAGTTTCTGAAATCAATCAAACATCCAAACATTGTTTCATATAAAGACAGTGGTGAGTTAATTTACGAGGGTAAGAAATTTGGTTATTTGATTCTTAATTTCATTGCTGGTGAAACTTTAGCTGAAAAAATTAGTCGTGAAAAAATTGAATCTGTTTATGATTTAAAACAAATTATTGCCGCTGTTTTGAGTGGATTAAACTATTTACATAGTCTGCCTAACCCAATTATTCATAATGAAATTACACCGCAAAACATAATGCTTGATTTATCGGAAGACATTCCACAAGCAAAAATTATTGATTTTGGTTTTGCCCGTTCATTTCACCAATCCTCAAAAGCATATAATAAAGAAGGCCTAAATTTGAATTATGTAGCTTCAGAGTGTTTCAACAGTTTCTATTCCCCTCAATCTGATTTGTTTTCAGTAGGCACTGTAATGTATCATTTACTATTCGGTATGCCACCTTGGTTTAAAGACATTTCAAAATTTAAATCCGATAGAACAAAAGCTGAAGATATTCTTATTGAAGAACGCAAAAAGCCAATTTTGTTTCCTTCAGTTTCGGAAGAGATTGTTGACTTTGATGATTCCATTTTAAAAATTTTGAAAAAATCACTGCAACAAGACCCTGAAAACCGTTTTCAATCTGCAAATGAATTCATTCAATGCTTAAATGGTGAAATAGAAATTGAAGATGTTGACACTATTCAAAAAGTAAAGTCAGACAACAAGGACGAAAGAAAGATAAAAACTCAAAAGGCCAAAGGAAAAGGATTTGATGCAATTGCAGGGTTAGATGATTTGAAGAAGGAAATGAAAAGGTCTGTTATTGATGTTTTACAAAATCCTGAAAAAGCCGAAAGATATGGAGCTAAAATACCAAATGGAATGGTCTTGTATGGACCTCCTGGCTGTGGAAAAACCTTTTTTGCCAAGCATTTTGCCGAAGAAGTTGGTTTCAATTTTATGTTAGCAACACCATCTACTTTAAAAAGTCGATATATAAATGCTACTCAGGAAAACATTGCTAAGATGTTTGAAGATGCGGAGAAAAATGCTCCAACAATTATTTTCATCGATGAAATAAATGAATTACTACCAAATCGTGATAGTGATTCCCACGAAATGGCGAAAAGTGCTGTAAATGAAATGCTAGCTCAAATGGACAGAACAGGAGAAAAGGTATTTTTATAATTGGCGCAACCAATTACCTGATATGATTGATCCAGCTATGTTAAGGTCTGGTCGTTTAGAAAAGAAATTTTATTTGCCACCGCCTGACTTTAAATTAAGAAAAGCACTTTTTGAAATGAGTTTAAATCAAAGAAAAAAGGTCTTAGATTTTGGAATTGATTACGACAGACTGTCTAATCTGACTGAAAACTATGTTAGTTCAGACATCGAATCAATAGTTAATGAAGCTACATCAATGGCAATGGCAGATGATTCAAGGATAACCATAGGTTTGTTAGAGAAAGTGATAAAATCATTTAACCCTTTTTCCGAAAGAAGAATTAAGAAAATACCAAACCATTAAGGCAAAAATGGATGGCGAAAATATTGAACAAAAAAACGAACGACCACGAATTGGTTTTAAACCTTAATACAAAATAAAATGGAAACAATTTCATTCGACAAACTTTTGCTTAAAACAGCTTTTTGCTGTATGGCATCAGATGGCCACATAGATAAAAGAGAAGTTGCCCTTATCAATTCGATGTGTGAAAAATCACCATTATTCAGCAATTTTAATTTTCACGAAGAAGTCAATTTGCTTGTAAATAAAATCAATACCAGTGGTAAAGCTTTTATTCAATACTATTTTGACTTATTAAAAACATCGACTTTAACGGAAGAAGAAGAATTGACATTGATCGACTTTGCTTTAAAAACAATCAACGCTGACGAGCAGGTTGAATATTCAGAAATTAAATTCTTTAAAAATATTAGGCACGGTTTGAAAGTAAGCGATGAGAGAATACTGATGCAATTTCCAGCTATTGAACAATATATAGAAGAAGATATTATATCAGTTGGTTTTCTGGATAAAATCACGAGTCAGTATTTTCAGACAACTGAATTACCTCAATTTGATTTAATCAAGAATGAGAATGACTCAAATAAAAATGAATAAACTTATCAAGGTAATACTTGCTATTTTATTCTTCTCTTGTTTACTGGATATGCCTTACGGTTTTTATCAGTTCGTAAGGTTCGCAGGACTGATTGGCTTTGCAATCTTAGCTTATCAGGCAAACCAGCAAGGCAGACAAACAGAAATGATAATTTACGGTGGACTTGCTTTGTTATTTCAACCGTTTTTTAAAATTGCACTTGGCAGACAGATGTGGAACATAGTTGACGTAGTTGTAGGAATAGGACTTTTAGTATCAATATTTATGAAACCAAAGGAAAGCCAGCCCTAAAAGCAAGCACATTTGCAATTCACACAAGCCAACGCACAGACCAAAAATTGCAAAAGAGCTTGCTTTGCCAACGCAGACAAAATTGTTTTTAAAAAATTTCCCAACGCTTCAAAAAAAATAAAAATACACCGACACACAGCCCGACAAACACAGCAGACAATGACACAGAAACTCAATATTGACAAGGCATACAGCGACACGGTGGACAGAAGGCCAGCAGGTAACAGCGGTTTGGCAAAAAGCGGGTTCAGTGGTTAATTGAACATTCTACCTCGCATCAACTTTTGTGCTATGTTGACAGTTTTGAGCTCCGAAATCCGCTTCTTCGCAAAGCCGCAAACCGTTATGTGCCATTCTACCGACACGTTCGTAGTGAGAAACCAGAATAAAAATTGTATCTTTACAGACAAATTATAAATATAATGTACGAAATAGCGGAAGACGTTTTAAATATGGTAGAAGAGCCTAACTTTGGAGTTAGAAAAGAGTATTTTCGTCATAAAAATACTTTGCTTTTCACGGTGATATACTTAATACAGAACTCTTTAACAAGCAATTTATTGACTTAATTGTTACCTCGCCACCCTACAATGTGGGTATTGAATATAATTCAAATGATGATGAGTTAAATTACGAACAGTATCTTGAATTTTCAGAAAAATGGA belongs to Bacteroidota bacterium and includes:
- a CDS encoding Hsp70 family protein, translated to MRNKIDYGIDLGTTNSAIARMENGVPTIKKSETLKDTIPSCVHFNKRQDILVGDTAFNVMKNDNTRALKTFESGKTNTFIEFKRTMGTTHNYECSNMSKNLTPEELSAEVLKKLKSFIQDENLYSIVITVPAKFLNPQNEATMKAAKLAGFKHVQLLQEPVAAATAYGLTAKNKDSYWCVFDFGGGTFDAALVKSEEGILSVKDTDGDNWLGGKNLDEAIVDEIIIPNLQKSYSIDSIIADTYKRQILREAIKPFAEEIKIEMSFKDKINYISPLGSLPFEDENGEEPEIEVDLSESELERVLGPIFQKAIDITKGLLKRNNLKGSDLGALILVGGPTFSPILRRMLKEQITESVDTSVDPMTVVAKGAALFASTISVSDEVKEETRDKTKLQLDLKYEATSADIDEMLNLKVLKDKTTGKIPEKLFIVLDRTSKGVAWSSTQKEPSLDKVNLIQEIQLEKMKQILLQLY
- a CDS encoding TerB family tellurite resistance protein encodes the protein METISFDKLLLKTAFCCMASDGHIDKREVALINSMCEKSPLFSNFNFHEEVNLLVNKINTSGKAFIQYYFDLLKTSTLTEEEELTLIDFALKTINADEQVEYSEIKFFKNIRHGLKVSDERILMQFPAIEQYIEEDIISVGFLDKITSQYFQTTELPQFDLIKNENDSNKNE